One window of Fusobacterium polymorphum genomic DNA carries:
- a CDS encoding cold shock domain-containing protein, with product MKGTVKWFNKEKGFGFITGEDGKDVFAHFSQIQKEGFKELFEGQEVEFEITEGQKGPQASNIVVIK from the coding sequence ATGAAAGGTACTGTAAAATGGTTTAACAAAGAAAAAGGATTTGGATTTATCACAGGAGAAGATGGAAAAGATGTTTTTGCACACTTCTCTCAAATTCAAAAAGAAGGATTTAAAGAATTATTCGAAGGACAAGAAGTAGAATTTGAAATTACTGAAGGACAAAAAGGACCTCAAGCTTCAAATATTGTTGTTATTAAATAG
- a CDS encoding transglycosylase domain-containing protein, giving the protein MKKILILLLKLIGALFIVGAIAVFAIIIKYRLELPNLQSMVEDYKPQMATIIYDKNNNVVDTLSVEAREVVKLEDVSPYVKDAFLAIEDKQFYSHHGLNFKGIARAVITTFLKGRATQGGSSITQQLAKNAFLTPEKTFSRKVKEAILTYQIERTYTKDEILERYLNEIYYGSGSYGIKNAAEQYFRKDVKDLNVAEAALLAGIPNRPTKYDPNRNLENALHRQKIILKEMYTDGRITKEQYDEALAYKFELENEDNIKNVPANTSIIYNKRTKTTYKNPELTTIVEDYLAEIYDEEQIYTSGLKIYTTIDLDYQKVAKETFNSYPYFKNKEINGAMITLDPFTGGIVSIVGGKNFKAGNFDRATMARRQLGSSFKPFVYLEALQNGFDPYTVVVNDFVAFGKWAPKNFDGRYTYNSTLVNSLNLSLNVPAVKLLDAITVETFKEALGDNIKLTSEVKDLTAALGSVDSTPVNVAANFSIFVNGGYIVKPNIIREIRDNQDILIYVAEIEKTKVFDSVDTSVITAMLKTVVSNGTASNARVVDKTGKPIQQGGKTGTTNEHRTAWFVGITPEYVTACYIGRDDNKPMYGKMTGGSAVAPMWAKYYQTLINKGLYTPGKFEFLENYLETGDLVKQNIDIYSGLLDGPNSKEFTVRKGRLQVESAGKYKNGIASVFGLDGNVTGGAGIDMSEGMIIDTGSEEGTVTEGNTGEGTTENGTSNTPSTSTGGNTPPVQNNNSNKDGDSLTNRLLGD; this is encoded by the coding sequence ATGAAAAAAATACTTATTCTTTTATTAAAACTTATAGGAGCATTATTTATTGTAGGAGCAATAGCAGTTTTTGCAATAATTATAAAGTATAGATTGGAATTACCAAATCTACAAAGTATGGTTGAGGACTATAAACCTCAAATGGCAACAATAATCTATGATAAAAATAATAATGTTGTGGATACTTTATCTGTTGAAGCAAGAGAAGTTGTTAAACTTGAAGATGTTTCTCCATATGTAAAGGATGCTTTTTTAGCTATTGAAGATAAACAATTTTATTCTCACCATGGTTTAAATTTTAAAGGGATAGCAAGGGCAGTTATTACAACTTTTTTAAAAGGAAGAGCAACACAGGGTGGAAGTTCTATAACTCAACAGTTAGCTAAAAATGCTTTTTTAACACCTGAAAAAACATTTTCAAGAAAAGTGAAAGAAGCAATTTTAACTTATCAAATAGAAAGAACTTATACAAAAGATGAAATTTTAGAAAGATACTTAAATGAAATATATTATGGTTCAGGTTCTTATGGTATAAAAAATGCAGCAGAACAATACTTTAGAAAAGATGTTAAAGACTTAAATGTTGCCGAAGCTGCTTTGCTTGCAGGTATCCCAAACAGACCTACAAAATATGACCCTAATAGAAATTTAGAAAATGCTTTACATAGACAAAAAATTATTCTAAAAGAAATGTATACAGATGGAAGAATCACAAAAGAACAATATGATGAAGCCTTAGCATATAAATTTGAACTTGAAAATGAAGATAATATAAAAAATGTTCCTGCTAATACTTCAATAATTTATAATAAAAGAACTAAAACTACATATAAAAATCCTGAGCTTACAACAATAGTTGAAGATTACTTGGCAGAAATTTATGATGAAGAACAAATTTACACTTCTGGATTAAAAATTTACACAACTATTGACTTAGATTATCAAAAAGTAGCTAAGGAAACTTTTAATAGCTATCCATATTTTAAAAATAAAGAAATTAATGGAGCTATGATTACTTTAGATCCATTCACTGGTGGAATAGTATCAATAGTTGGTGGAAAGAATTTTAAGGCTGGTAACTTTGATAGAGCAACTATGGCAAGAAGACAATTAGGTTCATCATTTAAACCATTTGTATATTTAGAAGCTTTACAAAATGGTTTTGACCCTTATACTGTTGTAGTAAATGATTTTGTTGCTTTCGGAAAATGGGCACCTAAAAACTTTGATGGTAGATACACATATAACTCTACTTTAGTAAATTCATTAAATTTATCTTTAAACGTTCCAGCAGTAAAATTATTAGATGCTATAACTGTTGAGACTTTTAAAGAAGCTCTTGGAGATAATATAAAATTAACATCTGAGGTTAAAGATTTAACTGCTGCACTTGGTTCAGTAGATAGCACACCTGTAAATGTTGCAGCTAACTTCTCTATATTTGTAAATGGTGGTTATATTGTAAAACCTAATATCATAAGAGAAATTAGAGATAATCAAGATATACTTATTTATGTTGCAGAAATAGAAAAAACAAAAGTTTTTGATAGTGTTGATACAAGTGTAATAACTGCTATGTTAAAAACTGTTGTAAGTAATGGTACTGCCTCAAATGCAAGAGTTGTTGATAAAACAGGTAAACCTATACAACAAGGTGGAAAAACAGGAACAACTAATGAACATAGAACAGCTTGGTTTGTTGGAATTACTCCTGAATATGTTACTGCTTGTTATATAGGTAGGGATGATAATAAACCTATGTATGGTAAGATGACAGGAGGAAGTGCTGTTGCACCTATGTGGGCTAAGTATTATCAAACTCTAATAAATAAAGGTCTATATACACCAGGAAAGTTTGAATTCTTAGAAAACTATTTAGAAACTGGTGACTTAGTAAAACAAAATATTGATATCTACTCTGGTCTATTAGATGGACCTAATAGTAAAGAATTTACTGTTAGAAAAGGTAGACTTCAAGTTGAAAGTGCAGGTAAATATAAAAATGGTATTGCCTCTGTCTTTGGTTTAGATGGAAATGTAACTGGTGGAGCAGGTATTGATATGTCTGAAGGAATGATAATTGATACTGGAAGTGAAGAAGGTACAGTTACAGAAGGAAACACAGGTGAAGGAACTACTGAAAATGGAACTTCTAACACTCCTTCTACTTCAACAGGAGGAAATACTCCACCTGTTCAAAATAATAACTCTAATAAAGATGGAGATAGCCTAACAAATAGACTTTTAGGAGATTAG
- the nox gene encoding H2O-forming NADH oxidase → MKIVVVGANHAGTACINTMLDNYKGNEVVVFDSNSNISFLGCGMALWIGGQIAGSDGLFYSSKDKLEAKGAKIYMETGVTNIDFNKKIVYASGKDGKKYEESYDKLILSTGSLPIDLPIIGKDLENVQYVKLFQNAQEVIDKLDMNKSIEKVAVVGAGYIGVELAEAFKRWGKEVYLVDAADGCLSTYYDKLFREKMDAQLQEHGINLEYGQLVKEIKGNGKVEKIVTNKGEFPADMVVLCVGFRPNTDLGKDKLELFKNGAYIVDRTQKTSLDDVYAIGDCATVFDNSTGDINYIALATNAVRSGIIAAHNVCGTKLESIGVQGSNGISIFGLNMVSTGLTYEKAQKLGIDVLETTFHDLQKPEFMEHNNEEVYIRIVYRKDNRKIIGAQMASKYDISMAMHVFSLAIQEGVTIDKFKLLDILFLPHFNKPYNYITMAALGAK, encoded by the coding sequence ATGAAAATTGTTGTTGTGGGTGCAAATCATGCAGGAACAGCTTGTATTAACACAATGTTGGATAATTATAAAGGAAATGAAGTTGTTGTATTTGATAGTAATTCAAATATTAGTTTCCTTGGATGTGGAATGGCTCTTTGGATAGGTGGACAAATAGCAGGTTCTGATGGCTTATTTTATTCTTCAAAAGATAAGTTAGAAGCAAAAGGTGCTAAAATTTACATGGAAACAGGTGTAACAAATATAGATTTTAATAAAAAAATTGTGTATGCTTCTGGAAAAGATGGTAAGAAATATGAAGAAAGTTATGATAAACTAATTTTATCTACTGGTTCTTTACCAATAGATTTACCTATTATTGGAAAAGATTTAGAAAATGTACAATATGTAAAATTATTCCAAAATGCACAAGAAGTTATTGACAAATTAGATATGAATAAATCAATAGAAAAAGTTGCTGTTGTTGGAGCAGGATATATTGGAGTTGAACTTGCTGAAGCTTTTAAACGTTGGGGAAAAGAAGTATACTTAGTTGATGCAGCTGATGGTTGTCTATCTACTTATTATGATAAATTATTTAGGGAAAAAATGGATGCTCAATTACAAGAACATGGAATTAATCTTGAGTATGGACAATTAGTGAAAGAAATTAAAGGAAATGGAAAAGTTGAAAAAATAGTTACTAATAAAGGAGAATTTCCAGCTGATATGGTAGTTTTATGTGTTGGATTCAGACCTAATACAGATTTAGGAAAAGATAAATTAGAATTATTTAAAAATGGTGCATATATAGTTGATAGAACTCAAAAAACAAGTTTAGATGATGTTTATGCAATAGGTGATTGTGCAACAGTATTTGATAATTCTACTGGAGACATAAACTATATTGCTCTTGCAACAAATGCAGTTAGATCTGGAATAATTGCTGCTCATAATGTTTGTGGAACAAAATTAGAAAGTATAGGAGTGCAAGGTTCTAATGGAATTTCTATTTTTGGATTAAATATGGTTTCAACAGGACTTACTTATGAAAAGGCTCAAAAATTAGGAATTGATGTTTTAGAAACAACTTTCCATGATTTACAAAAACCAGAATTTATGGAACATAATAATGAAGAAGTATATATAAGAATTGTATATAGAAAAGATAATAGAAAAATAATTGGAGCTCAAATGGCTTCTAAATATGATATTTCTATGGCAATGCATGTATTCTCATTAGCTATACAAGAAGGAGTAACTATTGATAAATTTAAATTATTAGATATTTTATTCCTACCTCATTTTAATAAACCATATAACTATATTACTATGGCTGCACTTGGTGCAAAATAA
- a CDS encoding TIGR00730 family Rossman fold protein, translated as MRKKNVTVYCGASFGVDERYQEVTRKLGEWIGKNNYNLVYGGGRSGLMGLIADSVLENGGKVTGIITHFLSEREIAHDGITKLIKVDTMSERKKKMADLADIFIALPGGPGTLEEITEVVSWAVLALHPCPCIFFNFDNYYNHIRDFYDLMVEKGYMKKEARDKILFTNSFEEIGNFIANYEPPKAREYHGE; from the coding sequence ATGAGAAAAAAAAATGTTACAGTTTATTGTGGAGCTTCATTTGGAGTTGATGAAAGATATCAAGAAGTAACTAGAAAACTTGGAGAATGGATAGGAAAGAATAACTATAATCTTGTATATGGTGGAGGAAGATCAGGATTAATGGGACTGATTGCTGATTCTGTTCTTGAAAATGGAGGAAAAGTTACAGGAATTATAACTCATTTTCTTTCAGAAAGGGAAATAGCACATGATGGAATAACAAAACTTATAAAAGTTGATACTATGTCTGAAAGAAAAAAGAAGATGGCAGATTTAGCAGATATCTTTATAGCTCTACCAGGAGGACCTGGAACTTTAGAAGAAATAACAGAAGTTGTATCTTGGGCAGTTTTAGCTCTTCATCCTTGCCCTTGTATATTTTTTAATTTTGATAATTACTATAATCACATTAGAGATTTTTATGATTTAATGGTAGAAAAAGGTTATATGAAAAAAGAGGCAAGAGATAAGATTTTATTTACTAATTCATTTGAAGAAATTGGGAATTTTATTGCAAATTATGAACCACCTAAAGCAAGAGAATATCATGGAGAATAA
- the rlmN gene encoding 23S rRNA (adenine(2503)-C(2))-methyltransferase RlmN, whose amino-acid sequence MNNEKINILNLTQEELTELLVSLGLKKFYGKEVFIWLHKKIARSFDEMTNLSLKDREILKEKTYIPFFNLLKYQVSKIDKTEKFLFELEDGGTIETVLLRHKDSKNKEIRNTLCVSSQVGCPVKCSFCATGQSGYMRNLSVSEILNQVYTVERRLRKKGETLNNLVFMGMGEPLLNIDNLAKSLSIISNENGVNISKRKITISTSGVVSGIEKILLDKIPIELAVSLHSAINEKRDKIIPINKNFPLEDLSAVLVEYQKQTKRRVTFEYILIDNFNISETDANALADFIHQFDHVVNLIPYNEVEGVEHTRPSVKKIDKFYNYLKNVRKVNVTLRQEKGSDIDGACGQLRQRNKKGDN is encoded by the coding sequence ATGAATAATGAAAAAATTAATATTTTAAATCTAACTCAGGAGGAATTGACAGAACTTTTAGTATCCCTAGGACTAAAAAAGTTCTATGGAAAAGAAGTTTTTATCTGGTTACATAAAAAGATTGCTAGAAGTTTTGATGAAATGACTAACCTTTCTTTAAAAGATAGAGAGATCTTAAAAGAAAAAACTTATATACCATTTTTTAACTTATTAAAATATCAAGTTTCAAAGATAGATAAGACAGAAAAATTTTTATTTGAGTTAGAAGATGGTGGAACAATAGAAACAGTCCTTTTAAGACATAAAGACTCTAAAAATAAAGAAATTAGAAATACACTTTGTGTTTCATCACAGGTTGGCTGTCCTGTAAAATGTAGTTTCTGTGCGACAGGACAAAGTGGTTATATGAGAAATTTATCAGTGAGTGAAATTTTAAATCAAGTTTATACAGTTGAGAGAAGACTTAGAAAAAAAGGAGAAACTTTAAATAATTTAGTATTTATGGGAATGGGAGAACCTCTTTTAAATATTGATAATTTAGCTAAATCACTTAGTATTATTTCAAATGAGAATGGGGTTAATATTTCAAAAAGAAAGATTACAATTTCAACTTCTGGTGTAGTTTCAGGTATAGAAAAAATTTTATTGGATAAAATCCCAATAGAACTTGCAGTTTCTTTACATAGTGCCATAAATGAAAAAAGAGATAAAATCATACCAATAAATAAGAACTTCCCATTGGAAGATTTATCAGCTGTTTTAGTTGAATATCAAAAACAGACTAAAAGAAGAGTTACTTTTGAATATATTTTAATTGATAATTTTAATATTTCAGAAACAGATGCCAATGCTTTGGCAGATTTTATACACCAGTTTGACCATGTTGTAAATTTAATACCATATAATGAAGTTGAAGGTGTAGAACACACTAGACCTTCTGTAAAAAAAATAGATAAGTTCTATAATTATTTAAAAAATGTTAGAAAAGTTAATGTAACTCTAAGACAAGAAAAAGGTAGCGATATAGATGGAGCTTGTGGACAACTTAGACAAAGAAATAAAAAAGGGGATAACTAG
- the dnaN gene encoding DNA polymerase III subunit beta, protein MHIRVNRQNFLSAIRIVEKSIKENKIKPILSCIYAKVKGNKIYFTGTNLDTTIKTSIDVNEVIREGEVAFYCSIIDEYLKEIKDEFIVLRVENGNILFIETEDSITEYDVFSAEDYPNTFENIILNENNFKFEMPSQELVTIFENVLFSADTPDNIAMNCIRIESILKHLHFVSTNTYRLTFLKKNIDKDIPDFSVSVPADTISSIIKIIKGLDNEVIKIYKEDAHLYFQYKDTTIITKLIELRFPNYAEILSNISYDKKLYINNEKLTNLLKRILIFSRSNSESKYSSTYEFKHGEENNNKMSISALNEIARINEELDVNFEGEDLKISLNSKYLLEFIQNIPKEKELVLEFMYSNSAVKVYEKDNDEYIYILMPLALRE, encoded by the coding sequence ATGCACATTAGAGTTAATAGACAAAATTTTTTATCAGCAATTAGAATTGTTGAAAAATCAATTAAAGAAAATAAAATAAAACCTATACTTTCTTGCATTTATGCTAAGGTTAAAGGAAATAAAATATATTTTACAGGAACAAACTTAGACACAACTATAAAAACTTCTATTGATGTAAATGAAGTTATAAGAGAAGGAGAAGTTGCTTTTTATTGTTCTATAATAGATGAGTATTTAAAAGAAATAAAAGATGAATTTATTGTTTTAAGAGTTGAAAATGGTAATATTCTATTTATTGAAACAGAGGACTCTATAACAGAATATGATGTATTCAGTGCTGAAGATTACCCTAATACTTTTGAAAATATTATTTTAAATGAAAATAATTTTAAGTTTGAAATGCCTAGCCAAGAATTAGTAACTATTTTTGAAAATGTTCTATTCTCAGCAGACACTCCTGATAACATAGCTATGAATTGTATTAGAATTGAGAGTATTTTAAAGCATTTACATTTTGTATCAACTAATACTTATCGTTTAACATTCTTAAAAAAGAATATAGATAAAGATATTCCAGATTTTTCAGTTAGTGTTCCAGCTGATACAATTTCATCAATTATCAAAATTATAAAAGGTTTAGATAATGAAGTAATAAAAATATATAAAGAAGATGCTCATTTATATTTCCAATATAAAGATACTACTATAATAACAAAATTAATAGAATTAAGATTTCCTAACTATGCTGAAATATTATCAAATATATCTTATGATAAAAAATTATATATAAATAATGAAAAATTAACTAATTTATTAAAAAGAATTTTAATTTTTTCAAGAAGTAATTCAGAATCTAAATATTCGTCAACTTATGAATTTAAACATGGTGAAGAAAATAATAATAAAATGTCTATTTCTGCTTTAAATGAGATTGCTAGAATAAATGAAGAGTTAGATGTAAATTTTGAAGGTGAAGATTTAAAAATATCTTTAAATTCTAAATATTTATTGGAGTTCATTCAAAATATACCTAAAGAAAAAGAATTAGTTTTAGAATTTATGTATTCGAATTCAGCAGTCAAAGTATATGAAAAAGATAATGATGAATATATTTATATATTGATGCCATTAGCATTAAGAGAGTAG
- a CDS encoding YeiH family protein, whose amino-acid sequence MNNKLSGVILCLLLTLPAWKLGKFFPLVGGPVFGIIIGIVVAILLKKRAKFDSGINFVSKKVLQYAVILLGFGLNLQTVISVGSSSIPIIISTISTSLIVAYILTKFINIPTKIATLIGVGSSICGGSAIAATAPVIDAHDDEIAQAISVIFLFNVIAALIFPTLGDILNFSNNGFALFAGTAVNDTSSVTATASAWDSIHNTGTQVLDSATIVKLTRTLAIIPITLFLAIYNSKKNSNTKNFSLKKIFPMFIIYFILASVITTICNYFIETGLIAQNVSMTINNIFSFFKYLSKFFIIMAMVAIGLNTNIKKLIFSGAKPLILGFCCWFAISLVSIGLQKILGIF is encoded by the coding sequence ATGAATAATAAATTAAGCGGAGTTATTTTATGCTTACTACTTACTTTACCTGCTTGGAAGTTGGGAAAATTTTTTCCTCTTGTAGGTGGACCAGTTTTTGGAATTATTATTGGAATTGTTGTAGCTATTTTACTAAAAAAGAGAGCTAAATTTGATTCAGGAATTAATTTTGTTTCAAAAAAAGTTTTACAATATGCAGTCATCCTTCTAGGTTTTGGCTTAAATTTGCAAACAGTTATTTCAGTAGGAAGTTCTTCTATACCAATAATTATTTCTACTATCAGTACATCATTAATAGTTGCTTATATTTTAACAAAATTTATCAATATTCCTACTAAGATTGCAACTCTTATAGGTGTCGGTTCTTCTATTTGTGGAGGTTCTGCTATTGCAGCAACTGCACCAGTTATAGATGCACATGATGATGAGATTGCTCAAGCTATATCTGTAATTTTTTTGTTTAATGTAATTGCAGCATTGATCTTTCCAACTCTTGGAGATATATTAAATTTTTCAAATAATGGTTTTGCTCTTTTTGCAGGAACAGCTGTAAATGATACATCATCAGTTACTGCAACTGCTTCAGCTTGGGATAGTATACATAACACAGGAACTCAGGTTTTAGATTCTGCCACAATAGTGAAACTTACAAGAACTCTTGCTATTATTCCTATAACTTTATTTCTGGCAATTTATAATTCTAAAAAAAATTCAAATACTAAAAATTTTTCATTGAAAAAAATTTTTCCAATGTTTATTATATACTTTATATTAGCTTCAGTTATTACAACAATTTGTAATTATTTTATAGAAACTGGACTTATTGCTCAAAATGTTTCTATGACAATAAATAATATTTTTTCTTTTTTTAAGTATCTAAGTAAATTTTTTATAATTATGGCAATGGTAGCTATTGGCCTAAATACCAATATTAAAAAGCTTATATTTTCTGGGGCAAAACCTTTGATACTTGGTTTTTGTTGTTGGTTTGCAATTAGTTTAGTTAGCATAGGATTACAAAAAATTCTTGGAATATTTTAA
- a CDS encoding alanyl-tRNA editing protein, with product MENIKINIKKISDKTYEILNSPFYVDGKGGQLGDRGTIFDANIIEVRENLVILDKNLEDGEYTYFIDEKRREDIRQQHTAQHIFSAEAYNNFGLNTVGFRMAEEYTTVDLDQKDISKEVIDKLEELVNNDIKKDIIIEEEIYTNEEAHKIENLRKAIKDKIKGDVRFIKIGDIDICACAGFHVSRTSEIEIFKLIYHENIKGNYTRFYFLAGERAKADYNKKHDIIKKLTNIFSCKDDEILEMLDKSLTEKAKITAELKSLSMKYAELMVKDFENSFIEYKEHKILIYNEDENLANILAKFVNLDKFLLLSGYDKNFSLNSNIYDCKAIILNITKSFPTIKGGGGKNKGNIKLDKAYSRDELIELIKKGIDEQ from the coding sequence ATGGAAAATATAAAAATAAATATAAAAAAAATTTCTGATAAGACTTATGAAATTTTAAATTCTCCTTTCTATGTTGATGGCAAAGGTGGACAGTTAGGAGATAGAGGAACAATTTTTGATGCAAATATTATTGAAGTAAGAGAAAATTTAGTTATCTTGGATAAAAATTTAGAAGATGGAGAATATACATATTTTATTGATGAGAAAAGAAGAGAAGATATAAGACAACAACATACAGCACAGCATATTTTTTCAGCTGAGGCTTACAATAATTTTGGATTAAATACTGTTGGTTTTAGAATGGCTGAAGAATATACAACTGTTGACTTAGATCAAAAAGATATTTCAAAAGAGGTTATAGATAAGTTAGAAGAACTAGTTAATAATGATATAAAGAAAGATATTATTATTGAAGAAGAAATTTATACAAATGAAGAAGCACATAAAATTGAGAATCTTAGAAAAGCTATTAAAGATAAAATAAAAGGTGATGTAAGATTTATAAAAATTGGGGATATTGATATTTGTGCTTGTGCAGGCTTTCATGTTTCAAGAACTTCTGAAATAGAAATTTTTAAACTTATATATCATGAAAATATTAAGGGAAACTATACAAGATTTTATTTTTTAGCAGGTGAAAGAGCTAAGGCTGATTATAATAAAAAGCATGATATAATTAAAAAATTGACCAATATATTTTCTTGTAAAGATGATGAAATCTTAGAGATGCTTGATAAATCTTTAACAGAAAAGGCTAAGATAACAGCAGAATTAAAATCTTTAAGTATGAAATATGCAGAACTTATGGTAAAAGATTTTGAAAATTCTTTTATTGAATATAAGGAACATAAGATTTTAATATATAATGAAGATGAAAACTTAGCAAATATCTTGGCTAAGTTTGTGAATTTAGATAAATTTTTATTGTTAAGTGGCTATGATAAAAACTTTTCTCTAAATTCAAATATTTATGATTGTAAGGCAATAATTTTAAATATTACAAAGTCTTTTCCTACCATAAAAGGTGGAGGAGGAAAAAATAAAGGAAATATAAAGCTTGATAAAGCATATAGTAGAGATGAACTTATAGAACTAATAAAAAAAGGAATTGATGAACAGTAA
- a CDS encoding AbrB family transcriptional regulator yields MDIINLILTLIIAILGGYLADKKKVPAAYMLGALFLVAIFNIFFNKAFLPNYFKFLTQIATGTFIGSKFRSEDVKMLKKVIIPGMTMVVLMIIFSFILSYLMSTFLGIDNLTSFFATAPGGIMDISLIAYDFKANTSQVALLQLIRLISVISFVPFFTKKCYERSKKKNISLEQEIKNEIREEEKVEDKSEKSFLFTIIVGIIGGIIGYFSHLPAGTMSCSMALVAYFNVKTHKAYMPLTLRKIIQSFGGALIGAKVTLSDVIALKDLVFPIILIIIGFCLMNVFVGFFLYKTTKFSLSTALLSASPGGMSDISLMAEDLGANGPQVASMQFLRAIFIVGVYPIIIKILFS; encoded by the coding sequence ATGGATATAATTAATTTAATACTCACATTAATAATAGCTATTTTAGGGGGATATTTAGCTGACAAAAAGAAAGTTCCTGCTGCATATATGCTTGGAGCCTTATTTTTAGTTGCCATTTTCAATATATTTTTTAATAAGGCTTTTTTACCTAACTATTTTAAATTTTTAACTCAAATTGCAACTGGAACTTTTATAGGTTCAAAATTTCGTTCAGAAGATGTTAAAATGTTAAAAAAAGTTATTATTCCTGGAATGACTATGGTAGTATTAATGATAATTTTCAGTTTTATACTTTCATACTTGATGTCTACTTTCTTGGGAATAGATAATCTTACTTCATTTTTTGCAACAGCTCCTGGTGGTATTATGGATATTTCTCTTATTGCTTATGATTTTAAAGCCAACACTTCACAAGTCGCTTTATTACAACTTATTAGATTGATTTCAGTTATTTCTTTTGTTCCCTTTTTCACAAAAAAATGCTATGAAAGAAGTAAGAAAAAAAATATTAGTCTTGAACAAGAAATAAAAAATGAAATCAGAGAAGAAGAAAAAGTTGAAGATAAAAGTGAAAAATCTTTCCTTTTTACTATTATAGTTGGGATTATTGGTGGAATAATAGGATATTTTTCTCATTTACCTGCTGGAACTATGAGCTGCTCTATGGCTCTAGTAGCATATTTTAATGTAAAAACTCATAAAGCATATATGCCTCTAACACTTAGAAAAATTATTCAATCTTTTGGAGGAGCTCTAATTGGTGCCAAAGTTACATTATCTGATGTTATAGCTCTAAAAGATTTAGTTTTTCCCATTATTTTAATAATTATTGGTTTTTGTTTAATGAATGTTTTTGTTGGTTTCTTTTTATATAAGACAACAAAATTTTCTTTATCAACTGCTTTACTTTCTGCTTCACCAGGTGGGATGTCAGATATTTCTTTAATGGCAGAAGATTTAGGAGCAAATGGTCCACAAGTTGCCTCTATGCAATTTTTAAGAGCTATATTTATTGTTGGGGTTTATCCAATTATAATTAAAATTTTATTTTCTTAA
- the secG gene encoding preprotein translocase subunit SecG yields the protein MSTLLNVLLFLSAFVLIVLVLIQPDRSHGMTASMGLGASNTIFGINKDGGPLARATEVVATLFIICSLLLYLTR from the coding sequence ATGTCAACATTATTAAATGTCTTATTATTTTTATCAGCTTTTGTATTAATAGTTTTAGTTTTAATTCAACCTGATAGAAGCCATGGAATGACTGCAAGTATGGGATTAGGAGCTTCAAATACTATATTTGGAATAAATAAAGATGGAGGACCTTTAGCAAGAGCAACGGAAGTTGTTGCAACATTATTTATAATTTGTTCTCTATTACTTTACCTAACTCGTTAA
- the plsY gene encoding glycerol-3-phosphate 1-O-acyltransferase PlsY translates to MAFFCLIVLTYFIGAIPSGVWIGKAFKGIDVRDYGSKNSGATNSYRVLGAKLGVVVLIMDVLKGFIPLYIASHFNLMYNDLVILGLVAILAHTFSCFISFKGGKGVATSLGVFLFLIPVITLILLAIFILVAYFTRYISLASITAAFLLPIFTFFTHRDSYLFALSVIIAIFVIYRHKTNISRLLSGTENKFKF, encoded by the coding sequence ATGGCTTTTTTTTGTTTAATAGTACTTACATATTTTATAGGAGCTATTCCAAGTGGAGTATGGATAGGAAAAGCTTTTAAAGGTATTGATGTAAGAGATTATGGAAGTAAAAATAGTGGTGCTACAAATTCATATAGAGTTTTAGGAGCAAAATTAGGTGTAGTTGTTTTAATAATGGATGTCTTAAAAGGTTTTATACCTCTTTATATTGCTAGTCACTTTAACCTAATGTACAATGATTTAGTTATTTTAGGTTTAGTTGCGATTTTAGCTCATACATTCTCTTGTTTTATATCATTTAAAGGTGGAAAAGGAGTTGCAACTAGTTTAGGAGTATTCTTATTTCTAATTCCTGTTATAACTTTAATATTATTAGCAATTTTTATTTTAGTTGCTTATTTTACTAGATATATTTCATTGGCATCTATAACAGCAGCTTTTTTATTACCAATTTTTACTTTTTTCACACATAGAGATTCATATTTATTTGCATTATCAGTTATAATAGCAATTTTTGTTATATATAGACATAAGACAAATATTTCAAGATTACTTAGTGGAACAGAAAATAAATTCAAATTTTAA